GCACTACACCTTGTATGATACGTGGTTCTCGAGAAATTGAAGATGCTTTGCTGAAACACCTAGGAGTGAAGCGCAATGGTAAGTTTTATGCAAAATATCTGCTTTAATTTCTCACCCCACATTTGACAAAATCTCTTGAATGTTCTTGAAATTAAAATGCATTTGAAGAATAAGCTTCTAATATTTGTTGTGTGCAGAAGTAACTAAAGATGGTCTGTTCTCTGTTGGAGAAATGGAATGCATGGTGAGtctttttttcaactttttactGATCCCAGCTCACAGCTTTTGAGCAGGCCAGCATGCTTTTACCCTAGTTATGTTTACTTAATTCTAGAATTAATAGGACATTTATTGGAAGGAAATTGGTGATgccataaaattttgataaatgctATGTGCactacattttcacaatactttcataacaaatcttaagtgttTGGTTATTACTGGTTATTACAAATGCgcaaaaatgtaatttcaatagtggatttaaattagaaccgatataaactttttttgtgtggaaattGAACCAATATAAACTTACCACatagaatttgttatgaaagtattgtgaaaatattgtagacatagcaCTTCTCtaaaagttttaagtttttttaaaacagaTTTTTATTGACAATTTGTGATGAGTTGCTATCTTCAGGTCCAAtttttaatggttaaaaaaactcaataacAGGCGAATTATAAGTGGATAATGGTTCTTACCCCAATTTCCCCATTAAACGAGTTGCTCTTTGACCTCAATATCATGGTATACAGAGAAATTATTTATCACCATTCACCAACTATGGTTGTAAATTGAATCATGAGTTCCTAGCTtttatgaaatatatttttgctGTTGACTTCAATAGAAAAATGATTTCAAAAGACTAATCTTCAAATACAAAGCATGGTGTGCTCTTCAGAATTTGCAATTGTAATTGGATGAGTTAATGTTTTTcgtcatatttatttatttagtttttgaataaaattatatatataccacACACAAAGTATGGTGTGCCATAAATCGTTGCTTCTCTGCAGGGATGTTGTGTGAATGCTCCCATGATTACAGTGGCTGATTACTCTAATGGATCTGAAGGATATACTTACAACTACTATGTGAGTCCATGATCATCctatgaattttctaaatcattATGACATCATGATCAAATGGTTGAGAACATTTAGAATTTATTTGAGTATTTTATGTTAATTTCAGGAAGATGTTACTCCCAAGCGAGTTGTTGAGATAGTTGAATTGTTAAGAAGAGGGGAGAAGCTACCGGTAAGGCTCTGGGCATGAATACTTGGGTTCTTTTTCCATTCCTCATAATTTTGAGTTCTCGTTGGCTTAGTGTTGTTACTACATACTATAATTTCCTTTCTTATATTTCAGCCTGGTACACAAAATCCAAAACGTACAAAGTGCGGACCAGAAGGAGGGAATACTACTTTGTTGAGTGATCCCAAGCCGCCTCCATGCCGAGATCTTGATGCCTGCTAAAGTTTTGGTATTTGTTGTCTCAAATAATGTAAAGCCTGGATATTGTCAGGCTTCCATGAGTCATTGGCTCTTGTTGAATCTGTATGATTCTCAACCATTTTTAGAATTTCCTGTGCCAGTATGAATCTGGTATATGACTTGGTAAATTTCCTGTGCCATACAAATCCTTTTGAGTCATGACTTGGTAAATTTACATTCTAGCAGATGAGTGTAAATTGATGTTTTCTACGTGGTTGAACAATTGCCATTATAGTTAAACACTAAGGCCCTGTTTGTTATGCAAactcaaacaacaatttttagtgtttaaacactgaaaactatAAGCCCCAAAAAGAAAACTGTGTTTGGTAGGAGTTTTTTTATCAATAGTGTTTGAGATACCGTTCTTAATTTAGGGTGTTTAAAACTGTATTTTGAAAACTCACCATaccagtttttaattttcaagtaaCGTTATTAAGCCgtttttttgtaaataagttgaaaatcaTGGGACCCATTGAAAAGACTgagctctttcttttttctcccacAGGCCTACCACTTTGTccttctctcttatttttttcctttctttttctctctccttcaataaaacaacatttttttcattacttaaaaaaaaaaacacatactatctaaacatataattatgttttttcatattttacaacatattatttgaaatatggtaccaaatatattttttgcattatgagtACTTTAAGAGCATCTTCAGCagtttttctatatttttgtattgtttggacagtgaatagtgatatttactttttatctacttactttttcaaatacatatttcaacagattctctatctaatttaaatattatttattcatttttcaacaTGTATCCTCATACCCCCATACCCGCTCCTTTCTTTGctaatttttaattctgttttattcttttgctaatgTACTATGCTcatcagacttgatgagctactgttcatgagtaaaaaaaaaaaaaattgtgatttagaGAATCCACTAGAGACcatatttttggtttcattctCTATTATAGAGATTATTTTGCTTTTACCTAAGCTATTGGAGATGCTTTAAGCATGCATTTTCACTACgttttttaaattatagttttcacatcatttttaaACTACAATACTTATGTATTActaccaaacagaccctaagatTCCCATCTCTTTTTTAAGGTTTGAGGATGACAagatttttatgaattttagaTGATAGGCTTCAAAATTGGAACGTTTGCATATGATGTAGCTTAATAGGAGGCCCTTGTAGTTGATTCTATACTCATTTGCTGTAAGCTCAGGCGGGACTACCTGCTGAGTTTAAGCATATTAATAAGCGGAGGAAAAGAAACTTACAAGGATTCCCCTAGTAACGGCGAGCGAATCGGGAACAGCCCAGCTTGAGAATCAGGCGCCCTCACGGGCGTCTCCGAATTGTAGTCTGGAGAAGGTAcaactacaaattttacatactggtttgaaaagtatcaaaCAGGTTTCAAAATTATAGTTTCCTCCTATAAGTAGATAGATAAGTATTCACCCAAAACAGGGTAGCCAAGAGCCTTATAGCTCTATTgatattttttggtatttctaacaaaaacatATTTGGTTTAGGGAGtttttatcactcatcacttgtCATTCACTTTTCGTGGGTCCCATATCAGGTAGTGttatttggttaaatttttgttttaagttttcataactcaaaactcaaaaaattgagttagaGTTATGAAAATTAAGAATAAGTTTTGGCTGTTTACAAGTGATTAAAAATGAGATATTGTGGTATTGTTGTAATCCTTTTCACCTATGTGGGACCTACTACAGCGTCTAGTCTCAATCACACTCCCTTtatggttcttttttttattttttaatttccttttactttttttctcgtccttcttttatttcttctctttctcaatCAGACCCATTGTAACTCttctctatctttctctctctcttctctctttctttctctttcttctcttctctttttttctttcttcacgtTCTTCTCTCGgcttctttgttcttcttcttctcctctctctctctctctcaatacttCGTGGATAATAAAAAAGATCGACTTCAATAGTGATGGTGGAGGCCCAATAACGAGATTGGAGATCCAATTTAGGTTTGTGATTTACGTTTAGAGCAGGCTGAGATGTGCTTTTTGGGCTTGGAATTAGTTGTTTAGAGTTTGTGGGTTTTATGGGGTAATTTGTTGTGGTGTTAAAGGTAGTGGTGGTGTGAGTGGATCTATTATGCTGGATGGGTTtatatttttgtgatttgtgcGGCGGTGGATGAAAAACGAAAGCagtgatttgggtttttgaggGTTGAGATTGGTGTGTTTGtgggttgttggtggtggtaaGAGTGGGGGACAGAGGTTTGTTGTGTCTTCTATCTTTTGAGGTTTGGGAAAAATCAAGGATGAGTAGAggagtaaggaaaaaaaaagggaggttGAGAGCTTTGTGAGAAATTTGACATGTGGGCTCCACATGTTGGAGTTGAGTTTTTGTGAGGAAGTCTGAAGCCAGTTTTTAACCCAAACAAACTATAGGGTGAGTTATGTGAGAAATAGAGAATAACTATGAGATATGAGTTTAGACTTTTGAGTTATAAAAACTAAGTTATGAAAACTAAGTTTGAGAGATGCTTCAAACCAAACATGGCTTTAGGATTCAAATCTTCCCTCCATTGTAGGTTTGTAactatcaagaaaaaaaagttttaattacaaaaactcCATTGAAGTCGAAGGTAATGAAGCTCCACTCTAAATTTAAGGGAAATTCAAGATAATTTATCCACACGTGGGACTTGTGTGTTGTGAGAGGTGGCCcttataaaatactttttcccTCCCATGAGGTTTAAAAGAAACCAACAGATTAGTTCACCTATTAATAAGAGCAAGTCTATAAATACTGAATTGTCCTTCCATTAATGAATAACCGAATAAGTATAGTAGTAGCGCATAGGAaccaatgttattaattttgttcTGTCTGAAATGATTGGAATATCTCGTATTGGCATGCAGTCCAGTACCGTAATACCACCCGTTTCACCTCGGGTCAAATTCCGACCAGTTTGAGGCCGTTCCGGCCATTTCGACATATTCCAGTCAATTTCGGATGATAATAGAttttggctttaaaaaaaaaaaaccctaagatTGAATGAAACCCATCACTCTCTCACCATGTCGCCGGTCACTGTTTGCTTTAATGAACCCAAGCCTATCCTCCGCCTCCCCCGTTTCACGTTATTGGTCTtgcactcttttattttatgttctcTTCTAGAGTCTAGTCTTATTATGTTCTTTTTAAGTTTGaacttttcatttgttttgctGTCCTAGCCCAGCACGTGATTAGcttaggaaataaaaaataaaagttgaacaAAAAGTCTAAAAAAGAGTCGGACTTTATTTGCTTTATTTCttgtcaataaatttttatttttatttactccATTACCTAGGTACAATGGTACAtgttaatgtttatttattctaaaaaaatgtgttattattattgttaacttattattactattattttggtttgagatccatatattaattaaaatatggaCTAATAATCTTAAGCctcttaataaattatataaattttgactaataatatataaagaaatatatgtatataaaaattaaaaaaaaatggggcaATCTCAAAATAGTTTACTGAAATAGGCCGGTATCGAAATATTTAGTTATAATGGACAAATCGGAACGATATTCATGACATTAGCAGAAACCATAATAAAGAAGATCCTCTTAAATCAGAAGCCAAAGTAGCAATGCTATGGACCAAAATAGCAATGCTACGGACAACAAAAGCAAtggatttaggatgcaaatatGTCATTTGAGAGGgagatgcattaaatgtcattcTACCAATACAAAACATAATCTTTACTCATAAGTTGATTGAACACATTTTCAATGAAACTAAGCtcattttgaattcttttttctcaGAATATTTTGTACCTAACATCTATGGGGTGGCGAATTTTGTGGCCCTTAATGTAGGTAGATGGGCTGTTTTGTGTAATCTTGAGGGAATGATTCCCATATCTTTCATTCCAAATTTTGCCCTGGGGAAGTAGAAAGAGAAGAGTTTGATTCCctccttttgtatttttttttcttgttcaatGAATTACTAAAGCTTAATTAgcccaaaaaccccaaaacaaaacaaaaaaggaagaggCATTGAAAATTTCTCTCCCTTTTGCTTGTGTTATGGTTGGCCGAAGCGAAGTGCCATGTGATGGGTTATGAGTTTTTTAATGGTTGTAGAACTAGAACTCAAATAAATAACCATCCCATCACttaaaaatggggaaaaaagaAGTAGTCATTGCATTGGTTTTGATGTGAGAAGCCAAAGTTCTTATTTATAACtgttttttttaaacttaatcacataaaaattattctaaCTGTGTCACATCCTTGGCTTTTGAGTGTATTTTGTTGTGTGGATTTGTGTTAGAATCACATTCTTTTTTTcctgtgtgtatgtgtttgtttgtttctttaaaaacaaaaccgTCTCTTTATTTTAGGAAACATTACACTACTATTATCTTGTTTTGGAAATGTTAATTtgtgatttgaaaatttgtattttacatATCTTTTTTGTTTGCTTGAATGAAAATATTTCATCCAAAACAAGAGGAATACAACAAAATTCCATCCTCCATACAAACAAGTTGGAAGGATGGGGGGCCCAAATTTACATCTAAACAGACAACAAAATCATTTACCAATGCCAATGGGCTAAGTCCTGGGCCAATGAGTTTGCCCCTTTGAAGACCTAAGAGAAGAAGCAAGACTCAATGGAACAAGAAAAATTCAAGACATTGGAATGTGTCTATGTAGACCTTGGAATCACTTTCTACAAAAATTTTGCTTACGCCTTGCTGTCGTGCTAGCTGGATTGACCATTTGATGACCTCTGCTTTAGCTTGGATGGGGCTAtggtgtttaattttttttttttttttgcaaattcaaATGCCATAGACCCTCTCTAATCTCTGGCAACTGAGGCTAGCATTGAGTGGTTTTTGGATACTGCTGCGTcacaattaattttgattgagTTTTTCGGGGTGGGTTGTCCCATTGGTGGGTCCCTCTTCAAGGTAATTGAGAGTTGGATCTTAGCTCTCTAATGGCTTTGCACTTGGAAGACTAGGAATTTGTCTCTTTGAATTTCTGGCATGGATGAGATTATCCCATCATGAATAGCTTGGTTATGCTTTTGAATTTCTGGCAGGGATGGGATTATCCCATCATGAACAGTTTGGTTATGCTTTCTCCAAATAAAATTCATGGCCAATGCCATAAAAAGGATGAAATCATCTTCATGTTCAAGTTGACATACAAAAGCAACTGGAAGGTTCAAAAAATTGTTGATGATGTCTTTGATTGAGTCAGCTTGAATTGCATCTACATGAAGGCCTTATGTACTGCTGAACCACACGGCTTTGGCTAGGGGGTGGTGAGGAAATAGGTGGACTAGAGTCTCTGGAGCATTTCTCGCTACTTTTACTCCTTTGATCATTCCTCTCTCAGCTTCTTTGTTGATCAATCTAGATAGAACTTAACTGCCCAATATAAATAGGTAGGGTCATAGTGGATCACCCTATTTAAAGCCTTGAGATGGATGGAGATGGCAATGATGCTGCCATTTAGGAGGGTGGACATTGGGTTGTAGAGATGCATTGTTGTATCAACTAAACAAACTTGTCACTAAATCCAAAGGCTTTTGGGACAACAACTAGAaatttccattccatttcatcGTAGGCCTTTTGGAAGTCAAGTTTCAGCCCCAAGAatcccttctttctttttatctttttaaagtTGTGGATCACCTCTTGAGCTGTGATCATGTTTTCGGATATCCACTTGTGTTGCATAGAGGAGTTTGGGCTGGGTCTATATGGGCACAAGCGCCCCTACTGCTAAGCGGCAATAGTGTTTTCTTCATATGAAGTATGCCTCAGCCTAGAATGGACCGGATGGAGGGTATAAATAGAGTCACCACCtatagacaccgcattttgtatcCCTTACGACTCGGGTCCCAGTTCCCCAATGATGTTGGAATTCTAAaacccaaggttggtttagggcctaattagaaagaaattgacttgaggaagtgtttttggaaaaatataactctttttgaactaaataaatctatttttagaaaaataaggCCGCAGAAACCCTAGGACATGCATACGTATATGCGTGTATGCACACATATGCTTAAAATCTGCGTGCACTTGCTTTATGCATGCGTATGCATACAAGGGCATGCGTGTGCATGTTAGGGTTTCATAAACTAGAAAGGAAAGGTTTTCTACATTAAAACTTGGTTTGGAACAAATTCCACATCATTTGGGAGCTGCCCCTAACCCCTTATTTTCGACTATATAAAGTCTAAAATGGTAGATTTTAAAGGATGATGAATTCCGTTGGTAAAACGcacaagattcactagaaaaaagtgaatcaaagagagagtttttcataaaacactCTCAAGTCAATATTTTTCTGATAAAAACATTTTCTGGTCTTGATCTTCGAGTTTCAAAGGTTTACTAACTAATTTTGGTTTGGTTGTGACTAGATTGACTAAGGAGAACGGTCAAAATCAAGATAAGGAACTTTTTTTTGGAGGTAAAAGTTCTAGATTTATCTTTGTTTTCCTCTTGTTTTGCAAcacgtatttaacctcacatggagggtaaaagggtaatttcacattgaaaataGGCATCTTAATTCTGACCATTAGATTCTTAAAtcttattttatcaaaatgatcttgatattgtaacgatcaaatcgattGGTCATAAGCCTAAATTGGATcttcagattgaaagttatcatcaaattaaattttaatggctgagatgcgctatcacaaattgagtctgactttatgtgattatgaacaattgattccaATTAGTTATGattataatcaatttaagattaatgacgtgtcataatttgattggctaGGACTACATCTTTTAGTAAGGTTGCACatacttaattaattagataattacacattaattattcaatgagtaatttgtataattatttttttagttaaggtaaatttggaactaatAAAGTGTGAAATGGAATTGAATGGaccctattaatgttaattgtgctgaaattattttctaacaaatgacctctgctaatcattttgttgatatttctcagaatattttgaatttgtaaatAAGATTAATGtttccagaaactagacatccggagTTTCAATTTAAGCACAAGAacgagacaattccgataagaattgagtaagatatgatttttttgaatttggctctGCAGGCTGTTACAGTAGTTACGGGAAAATTGAAGTTTGCTTGCTCTTCACTCTCACCAATCTCTACATTTAATGCACTAGATTTCTCTAAAGTCTAAAATAAGGTCTAGATTCGTGAttctttttgatcctttgtGAACTCCCATTAAATGACATTCtattcatattttctccactactactatataaaccctcaTTTCCTCCATTCCGGcacacaaaaaaacccaatctcctctcttctcttgagttatAGTGAAGTAGaatagtcttgtcatatcttggtcttcctgagactcaaggtattgagtgagactcactctccctctcctagctcttcttCTCTACTCCACCCTTAGAACCTCCACTAAGAGCCTCTTCCTCCACCATGTgaatcttgcatgaaggtataatctctttccctaacttgttttttatgttgccatgatgagaatttaagattaaaacatGATAGTCATTATTTAAATTCCCTTGAAtatatttgaatgttcttaaatgttcATATGCATTCTAGgatatcaaaaatatgaaaaacatgtttgtttcataattctcTCAAATCCTTGGATCTAAGATATTATCATCCGTACATAttcactaaaatttatttttcaattcaaatgcaatacttaataaattgaattaggttTTATctcatgcacacacattaaattcaacaagCAAATttattgacatattggatggtATGATATGAACGTTGGTCACCATAGTCTAAAAAATCGGTTTCACCGAgaaaggtgggtgcctaacaccttttcACCTTGTAATATAGTCTTCGAGCTTATATTAAGGGTTGATAGATCAATGTTTAtccttataatttttaatttctagattgtaactaggaaacaaagtcatgtactttaatcttagattgtatctaggactaaaaccatgtaattttttagaACCAATGTAAATTCATTtgcaaatcaataaaatgaggaattgtttaattttggttttcttatttattccaataattaaataaatggtGATTCCATTGTAAAACTTTTAAtctaaatagaaaaatataattagtcgAATTTCCATTTTAAGAGGCAATAACATGACTTCATTAATTCacatgggtttggcccaacatcctaaAAAAGGGTCGGGGGCATAGTCTCTCACACTGGTGAATTCTGATTTGGTTGTGTTGCAAGTTGTGATGGGTTTTTGGTTGGGTTATGGTGGTTCCGTTGACTAATTGggttgttgagtttttttttttttttttttgttgggatattattttaagatattttaatgtgttgaatcTTAAAATAGAATGTGCGATGTAGAATACAttataaaatgatgtgttaaaaaaaaaaaaaaaagagtaagtttTGTTATGAAAAAATGACATTTGGGATAGAAGAGTCAATGCTAGCGCTCCTAGAGTAATTTTTATACGTGATATAATTTGGTTGAATAGTTGGGATTAGTATTTCCCAGATtgtgaaaggaagaaaaaaataaaagaaaagaaaaggccaaCTTTGCCCCATCTGGTGCAAGTCACAAAAGGCTTGATTCCACGTGACATTCATATGACCGCAAATCAAATGAGGGTTTTCCTCATCATCTTCTACCCCACAACTCAAGCACCATTTTCTTCCTCACACTCACACGCACACTTTATCTTCTGAtcccattctctctctttctctgtttcgCTCAACTGATCGAGTTTGATGATGGATACTGTTCTCTCAAATTCAACATTATTTCCAAGACCACTCCTTCCTGTTAGAATAACCTTGAATTCAACAACCACTTATTTCTTCAAGAAGCTCCAAAAAAGAAGAGTAGTTAGGTTCCGTAAAAATCCTTGTGCTGACACAGTAGTTGTTGCTGTTGGTAATAATAAGTCATCAACAATAATTACTTGTGGTGGTGGTATTAGGGAGATAGAGGAGAAGGAGTTCTCGGACGCGGTGTTGAAGTCAGACCGTCTTGTTCTTGTGGAGTTCGTTGCCAATTGGTGCGGTCCCTGCCGCTTAATCTCCCCGGCTATCGAATCAATTGCCCAGGTATTTAATTtatctatctatttttttatttacctttTGCATTGTTACACAAAATATCACCTCCATTCTAACCCAAAAGTATCACTACTTGCTGAGTAGGGTTGATGTAGCAGTAGCAGTAGCAGTAGCAGTAGTATTTCCTTGttgacaaagtttagttacaaaacctAAGATTACAAGTTTTCTCAATATTATTCACATTACTATGTGTTTTGAAATTTAACagttaaattgcatgttctttatattcttaatacacatcaaattttatgccaattggatattatttattatatgatttataagtttacattttatgcataattttaacaaaaaaaaaaaaacttacgatttaaacaatttattgatgacatagttattcatctttaattttatagaaattttgcaaaaatggaagatgtaagaagaaaatttacctccaataataagatattaagtaaggttgtaacattaggttacaatcaattttgtagctaaattttgtatTTCGTCTCTTATCTCACATGAATAGtaaatcataattattttaattagttaaaTTCTTCGTTCATATGAGAGAGTGGAGCATATACTAAATAATTACTCattctagcatttttttttttaagtttttaagaaGGTGGTATACATTATTAAGAAagactaataaataaatatcgtTGGTGTCACTTCaacaactaataaataaataaaaaaaaaatcttaaattaacTTGAAAAACTGACAACAGATATCGTTGGTGTCACTTCaacaactaataaataaataaatacatacatacatacatacatacatatatatatatatatatattatatattacttTTCAGCAAATGTTGACACATGAATTACTTTAGTAACATGCACATAAATTTGCTTTTGTCTTGTTAACTAGAAACTTTTTTAGTAATCACGGAGTAAAAATGTAGTAATCAAATAATAATGTGGGGGCCATTTCACATTAATGGGCCAAAGCCCATCTGCTACATCAAGGCCTGTGAGTGAGtggataagggagttgggacTAGCCTTGTGGGGTTATACTATAGGCTAGCTTGCACGCAAGCCAGACATGCCCAATACTTAGATGGCGTGAAAACAATACGGTAGGTTGGATGCGGCAAATGTAATTACAGCAGAATAATTGTTACAACGGGCACAACAAAAGATACTACGATAACGTAACTTTTATAATAAAGTATAACAAAAGAAACTATTATAGGACAACTATTATCGTGaatcaaataaaagataataCAGCAGAACAACTGAAATAGCAAATAGAGTAAGGATGTCACAGtagaataattaataatttgaaaacactatagcagaATGAATAACAGCGTGAATATCAAATAAGCTAAAATATGCTGTAACAAGGGAATAACTACAATTTTAAGCAAGTGCAATAGCGTTAGCTCGCTCTCCCAATCTTGGGTTGAGTCATTTAGCAGGAATGGGTCCAAGAAGGGAACCAAACGGCAACACGGGTAACCTTGTTACAAGTTTCTGCAATTAAAGTTACTCATGCTGGAGAAAGGGCCTAAATGGTTTTGGGTTCCGATTCATAGAGTTTTAGAGGGTGGCAATGTCATGATGGAGAGAAAAGATGATCTATCGATGCATGCCTCTATTTCTACcctgatttctctcttttttccctttttttttaccactttgttttcttttcttttgttatctGATTCTTAGTTTTTTCTCTTACTCTCCTTTCCCCTCTGTGAGGTCCTCCCTATTAATTGCTACctcctttccttttatattgcTTGATTCCATGGGATTTCTCATTTTTGTCCCTAAGGCTTCACTAATCATTTTTGGTTTCTTGTGGGCATTTCTCTAGGACACTAACCTGTTGGTTACCCGGCCACTACCTCTACTCAGAGTGTACTTGCTGCACCACTCTTTATTTTAGGACAAAactctttgttttgtttttcccccTTCCCTTCTCTGCCTTACCCGAATGGATAAGAATTGGAGGCTCTCTCTCTACTTATCCCAATGGCATGCATTAGGTGGCTCTGACCCTttacttgcctcttttgggcgAAATGTCATCCCAGCAAGGCATTTTTCTGAAAAGAAGCCTCGGTAGGAACTCCAAAATAAACCACTTTTCTCCTTACTATCAAACCACACCCTCTGAATTCCTTGATAGAGGACCCACCTCTCctgtattggttgggtacaaGTGGGTGGTGCTCCAGCCCTTGTGTGAGTTCTACTATcctttgtgtttattttcttttactccCATGCCATTTCTCTGTTCTTGCTTTGTCTCATTTTGTTGCATGTCCTAGGTTCATGCTATCCCTCATGGTGTGAAGAGTGTGGGCTTGGGCTTGTACTGCCTCCTTTTATTCCCTTCGTGGGCTTGGACATTGTCTTGGTAGAAGCCCTTGCCTGTCCAGCCCGCTGGGCTTCCATTTCTATTGCTCCTTTTCTTGCCATGCTTATGGGCTTGCCATGTTGGCCCATTGGATTTATTACCTCTTCTTTTGGGCTTCCACGACCCATTTACTTTACCTTTAGCTATCATTTTTGTCATGTTGGCCCATTGGGTTTATTACTTCTTTTCTTGGGCTTTCACGGCccatttactttacttttacctcttccatttccctttttctctcacCTTCCcctattgttggg
This genomic stretch from Quercus lobata isolate SW786 chromosome 3, ValleyOak3.0 Primary Assembly, whole genome shotgun sequence harbors:
- the LOC115979110 gene encoding thioredoxin X, chloroplastic-like gives rise to the protein MMDTVLSNSTLFPRPLLPVRITLNSTTTYFFKKLQKRRVVRFRKNPCADTVVVAVGNNKSSTIITCGGGIREIEEKEFSDAVLKSDRLVLVEFVANWCGPCRLISPAIESIAQEYGDRLRVVKIDHDTNPGLIEEYKVYGLPTLILFKNGEEVPESRREGAITKVKLKEYVDALLESVSVA